The Enterococcus sp. 7F3_DIV0205 genome has a window encoding:
- a CDS encoding BlaI/MecI/CopY family transcriptional regulator — MVVKISDSELEILRIIWAHNGRMMFSEVIEELHAKNFEWKNNTILTFLARLTEKKILEVEKKGRRNEYIALLTEKEYLEQETKEFVGKVYEGEVKGLIATLVENELISDQEMDDLKEYWERNRE, encoded by the coding sequence ATGGTAGTGAAAATATCCGATTCAGAATTAGAAATATTAAGAATAATATGGGCGCATAATGGGCGAATGATGTTTTCTGAAGTGATTGAAGAACTTCACGCAAAGAATTTTGAATGGAAAAATAACACAATATTAACATTTCTTGCACGTTTGACTGAAAAAAAGATTTTGGAAGTTGAAAAAAAAGGAAGAAGAAATGAATATATTGCACTTCTAACAGAAAAAGAGTACCTAGAACAGGAAACAAAAGAATTTGTGGGGAAAGTATATGAGGGAGAAGTCAAAGGCTTGATTGCTACTTTGGTGGAAAATGAATTGATTTCTGATCAAGAAATGGATGACTTAAAAGAATATTGGGAAAGAAATAGAGAATGA
- a CDS encoding M56 family metallopeptidase — protein sequence MFLKKKVSRRFHYYLLLIVLLRFMLPFSLNQSFVGMLFSSIKSSPIYEMIYGSEVKRKPSVFVGDNVVFNDNIIMGRKNQTIAPYILYIWLAITVALMVQKITKYQSFAKYIKADWQAVDNPDIIDILSDICEDKNITTPIDLYTTPLVSSPLLLGVKKNYIVLPHEDLTQEQLYSILSHEVTHYQNKDIFYKWFMQIIVCIHWFNPVVYSIEKIMNQECEYACDEATTRSFTNEERYHYGNTLIEMASSPGRYSEKVASITLYENNKEIKKRLESILLYQKIKRPKRITTLLSIIGLTFTAFILGAAIPPSKVAPSENKPITDIETKDSSDSKPLGRPLS from the coding sequence TTGTTCTTGAAAAAAAAGGTTTCAAGACGTTTTCACTATTATTTATTATTAATCGTTTTGTTGCGCTTTATGCTGCCTTTTTCTCTGAATCAAAGCTTTGTGGGCATGCTTTTTTCTTCAATCAAGTCCTCTCCTATTTACGAGATGATTTATGGTTCTGAAGTGAAAAGAAAGCCTTCTGTCTTTGTCGGCGATAATGTGGTTTTTAACGATAACATTATCATGGGACGTAAGAATCAAACGATTGCTCCATACATTCTATATATTTGGTTAGCAATCACTGTTGCTTTAATGGTCCAAAAAATCACTAAATATCAAAGCTTCGCTAAATATATCAAAGCTGATTGGCAGGCAGTTGATAATCCTGATATTATCGATATTTTGAGCGATATTTGTGAAGACAAGAACATCACAACTCCCATTGATCTTTATACAACGCCACTCGTTTCGTCGCCTCTACTATTAGGCGTTAAAAAAAATTATATTGTTTTGCCTCATGAAGATTTGACTCAGGAGCAACTATATAGCATTTTATCTCACGAAGTGACTCACTATCAAAATAAGGATATTTTTTATAAATGGTTTATGCAGATAATTGTTTGTATTCATTGGTTTAATCCTGTCGTCTATTCTATCGAAAAAATTATGAACCAAGAGTGCGAATATGCCTGCGATGAAGCAACTACTCGTTCCTTCACAAACGAAGAACGTTACCATTATGGCAATACATTGATCGAAATGGCTAGCTCTCCTGGTAGATATAGCGAAAAAGTTGCATCAATTACCCTTTATGAAAACAATAAAGAAATCAAAAAACGCTTAGAATCAATTTTACTTTACCAAAAAATAAAACGACCTAAGCGTATCACAACGCTCTTATCCATTATTGGACTTACCTTTACTGCTTTTATTTTAGGGGCTGCTATCCCACCATCTAAAGTAGCGCCTAGTGAAAACAAACCGATAACAGATATCGAGACCAAAGATAGCTCTGACAGCAAGCCTTTAGGCAGACCCCTCTCTTAA
- a CDS encoding TrkH family potassium uptake protein, with protein MRKKKITTIVKKRLSAVQVLALGFIVLIFVGGALLSLPLFSRSGHATPFIDALFTAVSAVCVTGLTTLNTALHWNAYGQLLIMILIELGGLGFMTMPVLLYFILRKKITLSTRILLREALNLDDMSGAFRLMMYVVKLATIIQLIGAILLSIQFVPEFGWKKGLFFGLFHSISSFCNAGFDLLGDSLTPYQNNPFVLLVIGGLIISGGLGFIVWQDLLRFKEKRKFSLHTKIALITTLSLLIGGFILFFITEHNASNLTTGTSFFDRLANTFFMSVTPRTAGYYSIDYMQMTNAGLITTIFLMYVGGTSGSTAGGLKTTTFAVLVIQIVSIFKGRTRAEFQGRTIRNSTVFRALTLFFITLTLCVLSIMLLTITENIPESSGIEYVAFEVFSAFGTVGLTMGLTPELTFVGKIIIMLLMYIGRVGIYTVGFSLLTKGQKQQAKFKYPDESVMIG; from the coding sequence ATGAGAAAAAAGAAAATTACGACTATAGTCAAAAAACGTTTATCTGCTGTTCAGGTTTTAGCTTTAGGGTTTATCGTATTGATTTTTGTTGGTGGAGCCCTTTTATCCTTACCCCTATTTTCGCGTAGTGGTCATGCAACACCGTTTATCGATGCGTTATTTACGGCTGTTTCTGCTGTTTGTGTAACAGGCTTAACAACACTTAATACTGCATTACATTGGAATGCCTATGGTCAATTACTTATCATGATTTTAATTGAACTTGGTGGGCTTGGATTCATGACGATGCCCGTTCTTCTCTATTTTATTCTGCGCAAAAAAATCACACTGAGTACCCGTATTTTACTGCGTGAGGCACTAAATCTAGATGATATGTCTGGTGCATTTCGATTGATGATGTACGTCGTTAAATTAGCAACAATCATTCAGCTTATAGGAGCAATTTTACTTTCAATCCAATTTGTTCCTGAGTTTGGGTGGAAAAAAGGTCTTTTCTTTGGGCTCTTTCACTCCATATCTAGTTTCTGTAACGCAGGCTTTGACTTATTGGGAGACAGCCTGACTCCTTACCAAAATAATCCTTTTGTCCTGTTGGTTATTGGCGGCTTAATCATTTCTGGCGGGCTTGGTTTTATTGTTTGGCAAGATCTATTACGGTTTAAAGAGAAACGCAAATTTTCTTTGCATACCAAAATTGCGTTAATTACAACCTTATCCTTATTGATCGGCGGCTTCATTCTATTTTTCATCACTGAACACAATGCAAGCAATTTAACCACTGGGACTAGCTTTTTTGACCGGTTAGCTAATACGTTTTTCATGTCTGTAACACCAAGAACAGCTGGTTATTATTCAATCGATTATATGCAAATGACCAATGCTGGACTGATCACAACTATATTTTTGATGTATGTCGGCGGAACTTCTGGCTCAACTGCTGGTGGGCTTAAAACTACCACCTTTGCTGTATTGGTAATTCAAATTGTTTCCATATTCAAAGGACGAACACGAGCAGAATTCCAAGGAAGAACAATTCGAAACAGTACTGTTTTTCGTGCCTTGACCCTATTTTTTATCACATTAACTTTATGCGTACTTTCAATCATGCTTTTGACGATCACAGAAAATATACCTGAGTCCTCTGGCATAGAATATGTTGCTTTTGAAGTATTTTCTGCATTTGGAACGGTTGGACTCACAATGGGTTTAACACCTGAGCTAACTTTTGTAGGAAAAATAATCATCATGTTATTGATGTATATTGGGCGAGTCGGTATTTATACTGTTGGTTTTTCACTATTGACGAAAGGGCAAAAACAACAAGCTAAATTTAAATATCCGGATGAAAGTGTAATGATTGGATAA
- a CDS encoding sensor histidine kinase — protein MMIVVSIAGSICLLLFVRLLQYRQQIKSINKQIQFIQQHESNLLLTNQFSDKQLNELLNLLNQLLIEHRSNKITAQKQGQQLKDSITNLAHDIRTPLTSLDGYFQLLVKSEDEEKRRQYIEIIDNRVKTLTELLETIFTYTKLENDAYEIEMEKIQVNQVLLETIFTFYQQFSKIQLEPTISITETPLFILGNSAALNRIFSNLIKNSLDHGQRNVIISLIAEEDQAVFLFENDLSPNSELDMSKIFSKFYISDKARGGNSTGLGLFIVKELVEKMNGQIEAGLVGQVFTICLKIPLFK, from the coding sequence ATGATGATAGTTGTTAGCATTGCTGGAAGCATTTGTTTGTTACTATTCGTGCGATTACTCCAGTATCGCCAACAGATAAAAAGTATCAACAAGCAAATACAGTTTATTCAGCAGCATGAAAGTAACCTCTTACTGACGAATCAATTTAGTGACAAACAATTAAATGAATTGTTAAATTTGCTTAATCAACTTTTGATTGAGCATCGTTCAAATAAAATCACTGCGCAAAAACAGGGACAACAATTGAAGGACTCAATTACAAATCTAGCTCATGATATTCGTACTCCTTTAACTTCATTGGACGGTTATTTTCAATTATTAGTAAAAAGCGAGGACGAAGAAAAGCGTCGGCAGTATATCGAAATAATCGATAATAGAGTTAAGACATTAACAGAATTATTGGAAACCATTTTTACATATACTAAATTGGAAAATGATGCATATGAGATAGAAATGGAGAAAATCCAAGTTAATCAAGTTTTACTGGAAACCATTTTTACATTTTATCAACAGTTTTCAAAAATCCAGTTAGAACCAACCATTTCGATTACCGAAACTCCACTATTTATTCTTGGAAATAGTGCTGCACTAAATCGTATTTTCTCTAATCTAATAAAAAATAGTTTGGATCATGGTCAAAGAAATGTAATAATCTCTCTTATAGCAGAGGAGGATCAAGCTGTCTTTTTATTTGAAAATGACCTATCACCAAACAGCGAGCTAGACATGTCCAAAATTTTTAGTAAATTTTATATATCGGATAAGGCAAGAGGAGGGAATTCAACTGGCTTAGGACTATTTATCGTGAAAGAGCTTGTAGAAAAAATGAATGGACAGATCGAAGCTGGATTAGTTGGGCAAGTCTTTACGATCTGTCTCAAAATCCCCCTTTTTAAATGA
- a CDS encoding DUF5067 domain-containing protein produces the protein MKRRYLVGLFLLIGLVLLNACSISHTPKSNAPKSTLNKIEELYGELSSNANSPKMLKHSDQFNQKITFVAQVDGEPLQVKSKDDTLDGEWYVSVFLMRNRNTPMYLNLSSIKKESWPKNGDILRIDGIPIGYLYTSYNNERLDLLDIKAKAIERLDLKKADVPSTKIMETEQYKVEIIGSDILSDTFDDPSLVVYYTFKNKKDYTATSPIRTYFFFSQKEKQLEVTILDDDNKKLNSKAVHRDTLESGEEMLYYEVFKLLDAESTVDLNVYDDEYNLLNTIKI, from the coding sequence ATGAAAAGGAGGTATTTGGTTGGTTTATTTCTTCTTATTGGGCTTGTTTTGCTGAATGCATGTTCAATATCTCACACCCCTAAGTCAAATGCACCAAAAAGCACATTGAATAAAATCGAAGAACTTTATGGTGAACTGTCAAGTAACGCTAATTCCCCGAAAATGCTTAAACATTCAGATCAATTTAACCAAAAAATTACGTTTGTTGCTCAAGTGGATGGTGAGCCTCTTCAAGTAAAGTCAAAGGATGATACTTTGGATGGTGAGTGGTATGTTTCAGTATTCTTGATGCGTAATCGGAATACACCGATGTATTTAAATTTATCGAGTATAAAAAAAGAAAGTTGGCCCAAAAATGGCGATATTTTGCGAATTGATGGCATTCCAATAGGCTATCTATATACAAGTTACAATAATGAACGACTTGATTTACTAGATATTAAAGCAAAAGCCATAGAACGACTAGACTTAAAAAAAGCAGATGTTCCTTCTACTAAGATAATGGAAACAGAGCAATATAAGGTTGAAATTATAGGGAGTGATATTCTGTCAGACACATTTGATGATCCTAGTTTAGTTGTTTATTATACCTTTAAAAATAAAAAAGACTACACTGCAACATCACCAATCCGCACTTATTTTTTCTTTAGCCAAAAGGAGAAGCAACTTGAAGTTACTATTTTAGATGATGATAATAAGAAACTGAACTCAAAAGCAGTGCATAGAGATACCTTAGAATCCGGGGAAGAAATGCTGTATTACGAAGTTTTTAAACTATTGGATGCAGAATCAACGGTCGATTTAAATGTTTACGATGATGAATATAATCTTTTGAACACTATAAAAATATAA
- the treP gene encoding PTS system trehalose-specific EIIBC component yields MGKFQNDAKKLLEDVGGKENIAAVSHCATRMRFVLNDPSKADTEAIEKIPSVKGTFTNAGQFQVIIGNEVPQFYNEFSAISGVEGVSKEQGKAAAKQNLNPIQRAISVLAEIFTPLIPALVIGGLILGFRNVLEGIPFGFLDGQKIVEVSQFWNGVNSFLWLIGEAIFQFLPVGITWSITKKMGTTQILGIVLGITLVSPQLLNAYSVASTAAADIPFWDFGFAQVNMIGYQAQVIPAMLAGFLLAYLEIFFRKVIPQAVSMIFVPLFALVPTVIAAHVILGPIGWAIGSWISDIVNAGLTSSLNWLFGAVFGFMYAPLVITGLHHMTNAIDLQLIADFHSTNLWPMIALSNIAQGSAVLAVVFMHRGNKDEEQVSIPAMISCYLGVTEPAMFGINLKYVYPFVAGMIGSACAGLFSTLLDVKAISIGVGGLPGILSIVPKYYLSFFGAMLIAVVVPFVLTYLFRTKGIFNKLDPVDEATGKLFVEENQ; encoded by the coding sequence ATGGGTAAGTTTCAAAATGATGCAAAAAAACTGTTAGAAGATGTAGGTGGAAAAGAAAATATCGCAGCTGTTTCACATTGTGCGACTCGGATGCGTTTTGTTCTTAATGATCCAAGTAAGGCTGATACTGAGGCAATTGAAAAGATACCTTCCGTAAAAGGGACATTTACAAATGCCGGGCAATTTCAAGTTATTATTGGTAATGAGGTACCACAATTTTATAATGAGTTTTCTGCTATTTCAGGAGTTGAAGGCGTTTCCAAAGAGCAAGGGAAAGCAGCAGCAAAACAAAATCTAAATCCGATCCAGCGAGCGATTTCAGTTTTAGCAGAGATTTTTACTCCGTTGATTCCAGCTTTAGTTATTGGAGGATTGATCTTAGGTTTTAGAAACGTATTAGAAGGAATTCCTTTTGGTTTTTTAGATGGGCAAAAAATTGTTGAAGTCTCTCAATTTTGGAATGGTGTAAATTCATTTTTATGGTTGATTGGAGAAGCCATTTTTCAGTTCTTACCTGTAGGAATTACTTGGAGTATCACTAAAAAAATGGGAACAACTCAAATTCTAGGAATTGTTTTAGGGATTACGTTGGTGTCACCGCAATTATTAAATGCTTATTCTGTAGCGAGTACCGCTGCTGCTGATATTCCGTTTTGGGATTTTGGTTTTGCTCAAGTGAATATGATTGGGTATCAAGCTCAGGTCATTCCCGCGATGTTAGCAGGATTCTTACTTGCTTATTTAGAAATCTTTTTCAGAAAAGTTATACCGCAAGCTGTTTCGATGATTTTTGTTCCGCTGTTCGCTTTAGTACCAACAGTAATTGCAGCTCATGTAATCTTAGGTCCTATCGGTTGGGCAATCGGAAGCTGGATTTCAGATATCGTAAATGCTGGTTTAACATCGTCTCTTAATTGGTTATTCGGAGCTGTTTTTGGGTTCATGTATGCGCCATTAGTGATTACGGGTCTTCACCATATGACGAATGCAATTGATTTACAGTTAATTGCTGATTTTCATTCAACAAATCTTTGGCCGATGATTGCATTGTCCAATATTGCTCAGGGATCTGCGGTATTAGCTGTCGTTTTCATGCATAGAGGAAATAAGGATGAAGAACAAGTTTCAATTCCAGCTATGATTTCATGTTATTTAGGTGTTACAGAGCCAGCGATGTTTGGGATCAATCTGAAATATGTTTACCCATTTGTTGCAGGGATGATTGGTTCTGCTTGTGCTGGATTATTTTCTACATTGCTTGATGTAAAGGCAATCAGTATTGGGGTTGGTGGATTACCAGGGATTTTATCTATCGTCCCTAAGTATTATCTATCATTTTTCGGGGCGATGTTGATCGCTGTTGTAGTTCCATTTGTTTTAACATATCTGTTTAGAACGAAAGGGATTTTCAATAAGCTTGATCCTGTTGATGAAGCGACAGGAAAATTATTTGTAGAAGAAAATCAATAA
- a CDS encoding cold-shock protein produces MNTGTVKWFNADKGFGFITQDNGTDLFAHFSAIQGDGFKSLDEGQSVSFDIEEGQRGPQAVNIVKN; encoded by the coding sequence ATGAATACAGGTACAGTGAAATGGTTTAACGCAGATAAAGGTTTTGGTTTTATTACTCAAGATAACGGAACAGATTTATTCGCACACTTTTCAGCAATCCAAGGTGACGGATTCAAATCTCTAGACGAAGGTCAAAGCGTATCATTCGATATCGAAGAAGGTCAACGTGGACCACAAGCCGTAAACATTGTTAAAAACTAA
- a CDS encoding LURP-one-related/scramblase family protein: MKYIIKQKLVALKPTYEILDGSGNPLYKVKGSFLGREKFEITDLEGSTLAKCKTDVNILSIIGSFLRYNFKKYHILVDDQKIVSMARSLNIFSYKFKIDSLIGDVKLGYGMTGSHQFTMQDKIICDIDKRKLTLGGDEYHIEIDDAHDQRAFLLTTIALDRIYYTKR; the protein is encoded by the coding sequence ATGAAATATATTATCAAACAAAAATTAGTTGCATTAAAACCAACCTATGAAATTTTGGACGGTTCAGGAAACCCATTATATAAAGTAAAAGGAAGTTTTCTAGGAAGAGAAAAATTTGAGATTACTGATTTAGAAGGCTCAACATTAGCAAAATGTAAAACAGATGTCAATATTTTAAGTATTATCGGTTCATTTTTAAGGTACAATTTCAAAAAATATCATATTTTAGTGGACGATCAAAAGATTGTATCCATGGCACGTTCATTAAATATTTTCAGTTATAAATTTAAGATTGATTCTCTTATTGGAGACGTAAAATTAGGCTATGGAATGACTGGAAGTCATCAGTTTACGATGCAAGATAAAATTATTTGTGATATTGACAAAAGAAAGCTAACTTTAGGTGGCGATGAATATCACATTGAGATTGATGATGCACATGATCAAAGAGCATTTCTACTAACAACGATTGCGTTGGATCGTATCTATTATACGAAGCGATAG
- a CDS encoding YxeA family protein translates to MKKILLFILPFALLTAGVWFGYDYYFGGKDYYTRVGAPDEVKTGKFSNGEKYTEYDYVQTAFNKQGEKNVQKMYEIRDKPLRINAYLKLKVNPRKGVLSWEEVPETAVPKKALEQLVD, encoded by the coding sequence TTGAAAAAAATTCTACTTTTTATCCTACCTTTCGCACTTTTAACAGCTGGCGTTTGGTTTGGTTATGATTATTACTTTGGCGGTAAAGATTACTATACTCGTGTCGGAGCACCAGATGAAGTAAAAACTGGCAAGTTTTCAAACGGTGAAAAATATACAGAATATGACTACGTACAAACAGCATTTAATAAACAAGGTGAAAAAAATGTCCAAAAAATGTATGAAATTAGGGATAAACCATTACGAATCAACGCTTACTTAAAATTAAAAGTTAACCCTCGAAAAGGCGTACTTAGTTGGGAAGAAGTGCCCGAAACAGCAGTTCCCAAAAAAGCTCTTGAACAATTGGTCGATTAA
- a CDS encoding DUF3829 domain-containing protein: MRNKSKVFVVMLVFSVIIVMTACSTLKQAKESIDNDDSYSPKMDEGDKYNAYVDLLNVLSDELATIEHSYAENHMDEEGNFVPTEQKNAYGYSGGISLVQRAIESADNALSTKPKMNVDQDVKALLTVLKKEVSILEEIESYYKEKDFLNDHDEKGKELNSKLLSAYKEADGPIKKFSDNMQTLMSETDKKDREVHEKEGNEISLAMLQFIDAAKEVRDLVDDSITEDGTVNLTTEKYAEVNTKVSKALDKLKEVPKDSKAIEKEGFSSSTASIYIDRFVDKASDFKSVSNALSVSFGGDEETLSDAVAKLSSEYSELIDAYNNI, encoded by the coding sequence ATGAGAAATAAGAGTAAAGTGTTTGTAGTAATGTTAGTATTCAGTGTGATAATAGTTATGACTGCGTGTAGTACGTTGAAACAGGCAAAAGAGAGTATTGATAATGATGATTCTTATTCTCCTAAAATGGATGAAGGAGATAAGTACAATGCATATGTTGACTTATTAAATGTTTTATCGGACGAATTAGCAACGATTGAACATTCTTATGCTGAAAACCATATGGATGAAGAAGGTAATTTTGTACCAACGGAGCAAAAAAATGCGTATGGGTATTCAGGAGGAATTAGTTTGGTTCAAAGAGCGATCGAAAGTGCTGATAACGCACTCTCTACCAAACCAAAGATGAACGTTGACCAAGACGTAAAAGCATTGCTAACAGTTTTAAAAAAAGAAGTATCGATTTTAGAAGAAATCGAGAGCTATTATAAGGAAAAAGATTTTTTGAATGATCATGATGAAAAAGGAAAAGAATTAAATAGCAAATTATTATCAGCCTATAAAGAAGCAGACGGACCAATTAAAAAGTTCTCCGATAATATGCAAACTTTGATGAGTGAAACAGATAAAAAAGATCGTGAAGTTCATGAAAAAGAAGGAAATGAAATTTCATTAGCAATGTTACAGTTTATTGACGCCGCAAAGGAAGTGAGAGATTTGGTTGACGATAGCATAACGGAAGATGGAACAGTAAATTTAACTACAGAGAAATATGCTGAAGTCAATACTAAGGTTTCTAAAGCGTTGGATAAGCTTAAAGAAGTTCCTAAAGATTCAAAAGCTATAGAAAAAGAAGGCTTTTCTTCATCAACTGCAAGTATCTATATTGACAGATTTGTAGATAAAGCATCAGATTTTAAAAGTGTCTCAAATGCGCTTTCTGTAAGTTTTGGAGGAGATGAGGAAACGCTGAGTGATGCTGTGGCGAAATTATCAAGTGAGTATTCCGAGTTAATTGATGCTTATAATAATATTTGA
- a CDS encoding nucleoid-associated protein, translated as MDIYLKSAILHIIDRETGTPVFSAKELDLTTEYIRVYLTSKITKLSTAQTKTGILAEESSFVDKMRGIPNDFIQKSQQLAQHWYDVYSGSEDAPSADVLFILYELDTVMHLAMIKLNYKESYTHYVDYEDEAVYNKLIINRAILPSKSQKPDEGMTVNLDTLAYELLEKRYEFSGEKVWYFSEKVIESQPAPSIEENMKEIKKAVKRIGKKFNEDEFELIASVKEAVYESIEETGTIDNEQVAELVFKENISARMAYQDEVNESKFVDKTPPVREAREISEKKFGKQKLKMSNGIELIVPIDVYRNGELIEFVNNPDGTVSIVLKNIEKISNQL; from the coding sequence ATGGATATTTATTTAAAAAGTGCAATTTTACACATTATTGATCGGGAAACTGGGACTCCAGTATTTTCTGCGAAGGAATTAGATTTAACAACAGAATACATTCGTGTTTATCTGACAAGCAAAATAACAAAACTTTCAACGGCTCAAACTAAAACAGGTATTCTGGCGGAAGAAAGTTCATTTGTTGATAAAATGCGGGGGATTCCAAATGACTTTATTCAAAAAAGTCAACAGCTAGCTCAGCATTGGTATGATGTTTATTCTGGTAGTGAAGATGCGCCAAGCGCTGATGTTCTGTTCATTTTATACGAATTAGATACTGTGATGCATTTAGCCATGATCAAATTGAACTACAAAGAAAGCTATACACATTATGTAGATTATGAAGATGAGGCTGTCTACAATAAACTGATCATCAATCGAGCGATTTTACCTTCAAAATCGCAAAAGCCTGATGAGGGAATGACTGTTAATCTAGATACATTGGCTTATGAGTTATTAGAAAAACGCTACGAATTTTCTGGAGAAAAAGTTTGGTATTTTTCTGAGAAAGTAATTGAATCACAACCGGCGCCTTCTATAGAAGAAAATATGAAGGAAATCAAAAAAGCTGTGAAACGCATTGGTAAAAAATTTAATGAAGATGAATTTGAATTGATTGCTTCTGTGAAAGAAGCGGTGTATGAGAGTATTGAAGAAACTGGAACGATAGATAATGAGCAAGTGGCTGAATTAGTGTTTAAAGAAAATATTTCGGCTCGTATGGCTTATCAAGACGAAGTCAATGAATCAAAATTTGTAGATAAAACGCCACCAGTTCGGGAAGCCAGAGAAATTTCAGAGAAAAAATTTGGGAAGCAAAAGTTGAAAATGAGCAATGGGATTGAATTGATCGTTCCGATAGACGTTTATCGAAATGGCGAATTGATTGAATTTGTTAATAATCCGGATGGTACTGTATCGATTGTTTTGAAAAACATCGAAAAAATTAGCAATCAGTTATAG